The DNA sequence gactatttttaaaattttgttattatagTTCTAGTCTTCTAGCTTGTAATAATATATCTTGTGGTGTGTGGATAGTAGaagatttaatttaactaatatttttataatttattcaaatttattttttaaaagaaattgatttttttgttgaattttcttttaaaaaaaacaaatatatatttttattttagatccaTTTAACCCACAACCCGTGGTGGGCTAAGCCATACCACATTTTTCTGGAATAAACTTTAAGTGGGCCAAGTCGGGCTGACCCGTTTAAGGGGTGTGTTGGCAATTGCTAGGGGCACCCAGcaacattgctggtgcacccaacaattttttaaaaacctaaAAATGCCCCTGTacgtttttcttttataaaaatctattttttttatttcattcttcCTTTCTGCTTTCTCTCTCCTGTGTTTTCTCCATTTTGATGCTTGTGCTGTGCGATTTTTGTCGGTGCTGGTTGGGCTTGTGCTCTGCTTTGGTGTGATATTTGTCAACTAAGGTACGTAGCTGCTTTTCTGTGgttcattgtttattttttgtagtAGAATGGTGTAAGCGTTTCAGATTCGACTGAAGAAATTTTCTTCCGGCGAAGACATTACAACTacggaagaaaaaaatttcttccgTGGAGTCTCGCGGAAGACGTCTTCCGCGAGACTCCATGGAAGAAGCAGTCTTCCGCTGTGTGACATTACAACTGCGGAAGACAGGATCACCCTACAGAGACACGCGGAGGACCACCTTGTGCGGAGCCTAAGCGCTGgtgacttttattttatttgaagtatTTATTNNNNNNNNNNNNNNNNNNNNNNNNNNNNNNNNNNNNNNNNNNNNNNNNNNNNNNNNNNNNNNNNNNNNNNNNNNNNNNNNNNNNNNNNNNNNNNNNNNNNCCTGCTACATTGCTGGTGCTCTCAACAATGTTTTATACACTAGAAATGTCCCTGTacgtttttcttttatataaatctaTGGTTTGTACTTCACTCTTGCGTGATGCTTTCTCTCTCATGTGTTTTCTCCATTTTGATGCGTTCCTGTGCGATTTTTGTCGGTGCTGGTTGGTAAGCGTTTCAGCTTCGGTGTGAGAAATGTCAATCCGGGGAAGACATTACATTTACGGAAGAAAAAATTTTTTTTCGTTGGGTGACGCGGAAGACGTCTTCCGCGAGACTCCATGGAAGATGCAGTCTTCCGCGGCAGACAATctaaggaaggaagaaagctttTTCCGTGAGACTCACGGAAGACATTTTCCGCGAGCCTTCACGGAAGAAGCAGTCTTCCGCAGTTGTGATATCAATAGCGGAAGAATGATTCTTCCATTGAGTAATtcgttttatgattttttagttttaagattattttgaatgttattttggttaattctatttgtaatttatgtgaaacataaaaatatatttgttggttgaagtgttgattttttttgcctaggttgaagtattttttggttaaatgagCTTTGTAGGttataatttagaaattatgtaattaaaagttgaatttgGTTATGTATATGTagattaaatatttgtgtgagGTTGTCAAATGTTGAATTAGTTTGATATTcatagtttgaaaaaaaatttgggttgttgtattgttcaaattattttgttgaatgtTGAATCAGGTGATAGTTATACTTTGAATTAAGATGGACAAAGATCAATGGGCATATTACAGTGCGATGTccgaagaagttgatatggattttcaagatgaagaagattgtggtgtgaatgaagcacatgttgattgttcatatgcttttaatacttctcaggtaatcATGTCGAACAGTTTTAATTGTTTGATCTAATGTATGAtttgtgtaaaaattaatatgtcgtGGTTGTGTCCTAGGTCTTTGCAACCCGAGAAGATGTTTTGAAGTGGTCTCGAACGGTTGCCTATAAAAATGGTTTTGTTGCAGTAATTATGAGGTCTGATACATATACTGGCAGCAGAGGAAAaacttcatttgtgttaattgggtgtgaaaggagcgGTAAGTACAAGGGTAGGAAGAAAGAATTTATTAGAAGAGACACAGGTACTAGAAAATGTGGTTCTCCCTTTAAGATTCGTGGAAAACCAATGCATGGAGGTGAAGGTTGGGCGGTGAAGCTGATATGTGGGATTCACAACCATGAATTGGCAAagaccttagttggacatccatatgttggGAGATTGACAGATGATGAGAAGAATATcattgctgatatgacgaagtcgaatgtgaaaccaagaaacatcctgctaacgttgaaggagcacaacaGCAGCAGTTGcaccacaatcaaacaaatctacaatgcaagaagtgcatatcgttcttcaatcaGAGGAGATGGCACTGAAATGCAACACCTAATGAGGCTCCTTGAACGTGaccaatacattcattggcatagattgaaggatgaagatgtGGCGCGTGatttgttttggtgtcacccagatgcagttaAGTTATGTAACGCATGTCATCTTGTTTTTTtgatagacagtacctacaaaacaaataggtacaggCTCACATTGCTTGACATTGTGGGGGTGACACCAACCGGGATGACtttctctgctgggtttgcatatctggagggtgaGCGCGTGAACAATCTTGTATGGGCAttggaacgatttcgaggccttttttttaagaaacgatCGCCTTCCTGTTGTTATTGTCACAGACAGAGACCTAGCCCTgatgaatgctgtgaaagttgTGTTTCCGGAGTGTAAGAATTTGTTGTGCAGATTTCACATagacaagaatgtgaaggcaaagtgTAAATCGCTAATTGGTCAGAAGAATGCTTGGGACTACGTAATGGATAGCTGGGGTAACCTGGTAGATTGTACTTCGGAACAGGAGTTCCCTGAGCACCTTCAAAGGTTTCAAGTAGCGTGTTCCCCGTGGCCAATGTTCATTGACTACGTATGTGAGACATGGATTGTCCCACACAAGGAGAAATTTATCTTggcctggacgaataaggtgatgcacctaggcaacacaacaacaaataggtatttaaatgttttattattttagtcaagtttcttttaatgattgtttggaacattattgttattaatttgtattctctgttgtgtgttttaaatgtagggttgaatatgCTCATTGGTCTTTGAAAAGGATATTACAGAATAACGTTGGAGACCtctgtagtgtttgggatgcaatgaacaacatgatgacgCTGCAGCACACTAAAATTAGAGCATCATTCGAAATAAGTACGCATGTCGTTGGTCATGTTTTTaagaaaaccttatacaagaggcttctgaGAATGGTGTCAAGGTacgctttaaatgaaattttggtTGAGTTTGAGCATGTACGTCATTTGAAAGACAATCTGTCTTCTTGTGGGTGTGTCTTGAGAACCACGCtaggtcttccttgtgcatgcgAGCTACAAAGGTATGATGGTGGCAGCATCCCACTGGATGTAGTCCATATGTACTGGAGGAGACTTaatttttcagaccaagggctATGTGAGGCCGAAGTgagcatcaaggaagagattGATAGAATACATAAAAGATTTGAGGAACTTGATGTTTGCGGGAAAGTTACTTTCAAGAGTAAACTCCGAGAATTCGCGTTTCCCGATGAGAcctctatgtgccctcctccaACAAAGGTTAAGACGAAAGGTGCCCCGAAAAAGGTAATGAAAAGAAGCGAAAGATCGACAAAGCGTGATCCATCttattgggagtatgttgatgcttatcATTCGGTTCAAAACAGCAACACCTTAGTTAGACCCAGTGCATCATCTTTTGAACCACCGAAGCCAGCAAGGATAATCcccatgttggatcaatttccgCCATTTATGCATGGTTTCATTGAGGATGTTGTTGATGTGAAAGCGGATGGTAATTGTGGATATCAGTCAGTTTCCGCTTTGTTAGGTATGGGAGAAGAGTGTTGGGCCATGATGCGTAacgaattgattaaagaacttggcaaatgGTCGCAAGACTACATAAAGATCTTTGGTGGCACGGAGAGATATGAACAGCTGAGGTTGTCCCTACACGTGGATAGGTTATCCAAGGTATGCGTTTTATGCTTTGTATTTACATAAGTAATGTTTACATGACTGACACATGTATTTGTTATGTGATTTAGGTTAGTATGGACAaatggatggatataacggatATGGGATATATAATTGCGTCAAGatataatgtaatccttgtatcgttgtcacGACAACAGAGcttcacatttttttctctcagaAGTCGACCACCGGCCGATTCTACTGCGCACCGCATAATATGCGTCAGTCATGTGTTTGGCagtcattttgttcaggtccaTTGAAAATTCGTTTactcaaataatttcaattattgaatgagttggtttgtttgtttaacttattattgtaatttcacTTACAACAGGTTTATCTGAAAGATCGTTGTCCCTTACCGCCTATGACGTTGTTGTGGTCAAGCAATGTGTATCCGGAGGCAAAACAATGGCCAACTGCATATGTAGGTAGAATGCAACAATACTTAAGCCTAATGACAATTAATACAACGCATGTAGACCTAAGCGGACACTGAACTTGTAATATTTATGTATCTATATGTACATTGGATTTATGTTCATGTAATTAATGAATTGTTCCATGAACAAGTGTTAGTGTGTCAAATTGTTATATTTGTGTTGAACTGAAAGCTAGTTATATGTTTCTATTAGGCCGAAAACCAACTTTTTTGATTTTTGGTGCCTTCGTTTGAGGTGCGATTCGATGGAACGGGGtgctgcttttattttttttggatttcttGACGTGCAAACATGTCAAATAGCGGCCCTGGACAGTCTCAAGCGGctcccacataatttaaaaaaaagccCGAACAGGGGTACTTAGGCATGTTTCTAAAAGGcacaaaaccaattttttttattctttactgTACGTATATATatggttaaaatatataatttcagaatagttataaattttaacatttaaattacaaattattttatcttctttattttatatattcaaataccATTATAAATGTGACTCATGTGTGtggtttatatttaaatttcaaaccatatatttatagagagacaaacataaatcataaatgatGTAGGTAAATGTGTTTTATGACatacataaacaaatacaaaaattaataatttaagtacaataaaaatataaatcctaATCTATGTGGCGTCTCTGGCGCGGTCTAAGACTTCCATCTGCGGCGTCACCTCTAGCTCTCCTCAGACAACGAGTCATGATGTCATGTAAGTCAGTGCCCTCAGTGACCATCCTAAGGTTGATGACCCGCTCCAAATCCTCAGCAATCGCTCCTAAATCCTGAGCCATCCCCTGACATCCTTCGCAGTGAACCTGTCACAGTCAAAATAACAAAGTCAGtatcacatttaaaaaaaatttaaattatgaaaaactaCAGAAGTTATGCTTACCACTGAATGCGTAGGGAGATCGATCGCGACTGAAACCTCGGGGATGGGTGGCTCGATGAACTCCTCATGATGAGGGGGAGGTGGATGTCTCAGCGCAGCAGTCTCCTCAGTCCGTGTGACGAATGGGTGCGATATCCAaaaaaaccactccatgtagtCTGGCGCCACCTGTCCAGGAACTACACAGAGCTCCCCTGAAGGCACCAAATGGTCTGAAAAATGCAGCCACTGGTCATCTATATCATCACCCGTCAAAGAATCACAAACCGGCGGCGGAGGGTTCGTCTGAAGGTAGCCAAACTGTTGAAGAACCCGCTCAGGTCGAACGTACACCACAATCTGACCCCATCTGAGCTGGCCGGTGTACGACGATATCAAGTCAAAGGCCCTGACTCCCCGGTGCTCACCATAGGGCATCCAGCACACGTCAGTCACAGTCAGGGCATCCAAACGTCTCCGATACGGGGCTCCCTTGATCCCCGTCATATGAGCCTTACTCGTAAGCCACCTGCAGGCCCGTGGGCTCCCCTCATCATAAGCATCATGAACGACGAATGTATGCACTGTAGGAAAGTGCTCGTATATCCAGCACTACAAACACATAGTCAAcatcaatacaaaaaaaaagagattcaaTGCTACTTAAATTTAAACTATCAGTGATAATACGTACCTGGAGAAGTGTAATATAACCGCCCAGCTGCCGTGTAGAGGCCTGTGATGCGTCGTTCAGATGGTCGTACATGTGGACTAATGCAGCCACTCCCCAGGCGAATCCCCCTGCCTGGGCCAGGTCCCTGAAAGCCTCCAGGTGCACGACATGTACATGGGTTGAACTCTTGTTGGCGAAAAGAGTACAACCCACCAAGTGGAGCAGATACGTGCGGGCTGCTACAACCCATCGTCTGGCCCTGCACTGGCTCTGATACAAGTCCCGAAGTCACCCCAACCGGACATGAGGCCCACCAGCCTGTCGGGTCTCAAATGTAGCCTCCTCATGACTGAGCTCAAGAAGCTTCGTCAGTAGACCAATCGCATCTGAAGTAACAAGCGGCTCGAACATATGCAGTGCGCCAGTGATGGGAAGGTGTAGGAGTGACACCACATCATCCAACGTGATCGTCAACTCGCTTAATTGCAGGTGGAACATGCTAGTCTCGCGATGCCACCTGTCGACGAAGGCGGATATGAATCCAGGATCAGTGGTGATAACAGAACACCTGATCAGTGGACTCAATCCGGTGCTAGCAATCAACCCTTCGATCTCAAGCGCTGGTCTCCCAATTTTATCTACTTTTCTACCGTGGGAGACCAACTTCAGATCGGGTCGTTCCTAAATTgaataacaatttataataacgtgtatataaaaaacaatccaactacaaataatttttatgtaattagtCAACATTAAAAACTACGTACCTGTCCACTCCAGATGCTGTGTGCGACATGTTTAGCAAAATCGGTCAAAATCGATGGGTCGCGTGGTCCACCGGGGAAACCCTCATCTGCAGCAAGTGACCCCAAGCTCCCATCAGTAGCCACTCCCTCTGTCTGAACAGCATCGGCGGCGCCTGTCATCTCTGGGGTGGCATCAGACACATGAGGAACATCCTCATGCAACTGAGGCACATCCTCAGGTCTCTCTGTGACGTCCTCACGCAGACGAACCCGTTGCCTACGTGCTGAAGCAGTAGGTCTGCGACGCAGAGGAACATCAGCCTCATGCATATCCTTACTAATGTCTCTACCTCTACCAGCTCCTAAcgcacgacctaaacctcgtgttctaaccatgatctgaaatcatgaagaacatttatttttttcagtcaaattaaatattcaaataattggtAACAAAGCTTTGTCATTACAAATTTGTTCAAACACATGTTTTGTATGTTTCTTACTAATTTGGTCAAATTAAGTTTTCAATGTTTCTTGGACATGATGTTCTCATGATATGTGTGACATTCTCATTTATGATATCTGTGACATTATGCTTCATTATGAGGGACATGTAGAATCAAGGCatgctttttgttttttggtttagCATTTTGAAAATAGGACACAGAATTTAGGAGACACAATTCTCCTAAAAGCTGAAATTGAATAATGAAATTGTTTGCTTCCAAGGgaataatcaaatcaaacattATAAGATTTACTTCCAAGGGAAATATAATAGGCagaattttttgtttctatttggaTCATGTTTAAATTCTTTATACAACTCCAACAGGATTAACACTTACCCTTCTCTCATTAGTAACACAAAGCCCAAGATGAATGATGAGTGGTTCAAATCATGAGTAGATccgaagggggggggggggaaacgGCCTAGAggatcacttaaaaaaattccCACTGTTTTATCTCTATCTGACATGTTTATTGTTTTCAATGAAGAAGTTTGAGTTCCATATTGTTGTTGGTCTAACAATCAGAGATTGGATTTAAGTTGTcttaatttatatgatattgtGGAGCATGTGCATGTTCAGAAGGAattccaaagaaaagaaaaaagctcaTGGCACTTTCTAGGTTTCTTTAGATCAGGGAAATGTGTATTTTATATGTTTctgttctttggttttgtatTTTCAAGATTGCTATCTTGTTAGCATTCAGTGTGCATGCGTGCTTGATTGTAGCACTCTCATTAGCATCAACTATGCTTGTGTAAGTGCCGTTATACATTTTTAGTGAATGATCAATtgatattttgacaaaaaaaaaagaggaagcaTTTACATAAAAGAGATGGAGAGCAGCAGATTGATGGCAGAGGAGTTTAAGTTCATTCAATTTTCGGTCATATGGTATCAGCTTTGAATTGCCAAGCTTATAACATTGCTTAGATTGTGTAGGTATCAGATTAGACAAATTTGTTTTCAATATCAAAAGAATTCCCATTGTAATTGACAGGTTGTAGGCTATTAGATCAGAttagacaaatttcttttcaatatcaaaataaatttagaaacaGAGTAACACAAGAACTTTGTTCTCTTGtctcatattttttcttaattacaaGTCTAGCAGTAGTCTAATAGTTGCATATGAGTATCCTAACttaccttgttttttttttcttaaccctctcattcATCAAGGAAAAAGAATCCTAACTAATCCACATAATTTATGCAGTGTATACAGTCATTTAGACATCCTAACCAAATGACAGCAAATAACAATTCAATTTAGACATCCTAaccaaatgaaagcaaaatacaATAGGTTATGCATCAAAATTAGGGAGTTTGTGTAAGTTAAATACCATATACACTTTGTAAtagcaaataaattaaaaataataattactaataTCAATAAATTGGTGGTTCAGacaaaattttcaagaaaaataaccaaaaaacaGCAAAACATGGTCTGCGGAAGAAGTTTCGCATGTTCTTCCGTGAGAAGAATAGGTAGCCTGCGGAAGAAGGTTCCGCAAGTTCTTCTGCGACCAGGAAATGTTGTCTGCGGAACCTTCTTCCGCTGAATCCAGCGGAAGAAACGAACAAAGCTAGTCAATGGAGGATGCCAATACCTGTGGAGGAGAAGAAGGGAACCAAATTTCAAAGCGCGGAAGAAGAAGCTTGCTATCTGATACACAGAAGACGAAGGAAGAAGACGAACCTTTTTGGAAGGAGAAGAACGAAAccaaggaagaagaagcttgCGGGGAGGTTGCTGGGTGCACGGGAGAAGAAGGAAAGCGCGGaagaaaattttttttaaaacggaagaagaagaaaatgttttttttaaaatatattaacttttattttttaaatgaagggtattTTAGGAAGTTCATtcaattgttgggtgcacctaacaacagcCGGGTGTGTTGAGGTGAGTCGGGCCAAACCAACCCATTTTAATAGCTCTAGGTGTGGtgcattttaatatttgatgatgataataataatgcaaTTCCCACCCTTATCTTTTTCCACTGTTTTACTACACATAACAATTATATGTAATGTATTTggtatttcatttaataaaagatttagcttataaaaatattgaattttaaaaaagagcaaaccaatttaaatgttttgattggttgattgaatcCAACCCAAATTGTTTACAAATGGGTTGATTTAGGttggattttaaattttatcttggAAAATCGACTCAGCCAAcctattcaaatttaattgaattaagtcACAAGTTTGACTAAACTCAACCCAAACTGATCCACGTACGCCCTTATCAATAAGACTATCACATTTCTcgtaatcttaattttttaaaataaaatatattttttgtcttcataaatataaaaatattttgaatttgttcaTGTAAAATTAAGTACTTTTTTAtcttcacaaaattaaaatcacttactttttggtccaaaactatgatgatgattttttatattggttatGCATCTAACATGTCAATGTGATGTTTTTACATTGGTTATACAtataaccaatgtaaaaaaagaaaataatacacATAGGTTCAAATATTCAAACCTTGCTTCAGACCAAAATGTCATAGGTTTCAATTTTGTAAGGATGAAAAAAGTactaaaaattttacaaaagtaaattctaaatattttcatatttatgaggacaaaaatatattttaatatttttttactaacctTTCATGTGAGTGAAAATATGAAAATCTATAACCATTTTCTTACAAATCAAATGcaactaaatattaaatttaatatatatatatatatattataaaagaatttattctATGGGTAATATCAGGTGACAATCTCGTATTCATttccttcaaaaaaatattaaatgaaattattttatttttaatttaaacaaatataattaaaaattaaatacaatcaattaacattaatataataaatcaattatgtaagaaaatgttaataaattaattaaccaaTATATTgatgttaataaattaatataataaattaaaattactaataagTTAATTATCAATCAGATATTAATGCATACTAGTTTGATCAATTTGTATTTTATGAATtgataaagatgaaaaatatacattatttgtaaaatatttattcatgtcacaagttatataaataatatatatatatatatatatatatatatatatatatatatatatatatatataaaagaattgtTAGCAAATtacaatatttaaaagaattgaTAACCaagttatatgaaaaatatattgatatatatgaaaaaaataaatactaataaattg is a window from the Glycine max cultivar Williams 82 chromosome 2, Glycine_max_v4.0, whole genome shotgun sequence genome containing:
- the LOC102668310 gene encoding uncharacterized protein; the protein is MTGIKGAPYRRRLDALTVTDVCWMPYGEHRGVRAFDLISSYTGQLRWGQIVVYVRPERVLQQFGYLQTNPPPPVCDSLTGDDIDDQWLHFSDHLVPSGELCVVPGQVAPDYMEWFFWISHPFVTRTEETAALRHPPPPHHEEFIEPPIPEVSVAIDLPTHSVVHCEGCQGMAQDLGAIAEDLERVINLRMVTEGTDLHDIMTRCLRRARGDAADGSLRPRQRRHID
- the LOC102668446 gene encoding uncharacterized protein, which codes for MHEADVPLRRRPTASARRQRVRLREDVTERPEDVPQLHEDVPHVSDATPEMTGAADAVQTEGVATDGSLGSLAADEGFPGGPRDPSILTDFAKHVAHSIWSGQERPDLKLVSHGRKVDKIGRPALEIEGLIASTGLSPLIRCSVITTDPGFISAFVDRWHRETSMFHLQLSELTITLDDVVSLLHLPITGALHMFEPLVTSDAIGLLTKLLELSHEEATFETRQAGGPHVRLG
- the LOC102668173 gene encoding uncharacterized protein, with product MRSDTYTGSRGKTSFVLIGCERSGKYKGRKKEFIRRDTGTRKCGSPFKIRGKPMHGGEGWAVKLICGIHNHELAKTLVGHPYVGRLTDDEKNIIADMTKYRLTLLDIVGVTPTGMTFSAGFAYLEDRDLALMNAVKVVFPECKNLLCRFHIDKNVKAKCKSLIGQKNAWDYVMDSWGNLVDCTSEQEFPEHLQRVEYAHWSLKRILQNNVGDLCSVWDAMNNMMTLQHTKIRASFEISTHVVGHVFKKTLYKRLLRMVSRYALNEILVEFEHVRHLKDNLSSCGCVLRTTLGLPCACELQRYDGGSIPLDVVHMYWRRLNFSDQGLCEAEVSIKEEIDRIHKRFEELDVCGKVTFKSKLREFAFPDETSMCPPPTKVKTKGAPKKVMKRSERSTKRDPSYWEYVDAYHSVQNSNTLVRPSASSFEPPKPARIIPMLDQFPPFMHGFIEDVVDVKADGNCGYQSVSALLGMGEECWAMMRNELIKELGKWSQDYIKIFGGTERYEQLRLSLHVDRLSKVSMDKWMDITDMGYIIASRYNVILVSLSRQQSFTFFSLRSRPPADSTAHRIICVSHVFGSHFVQVH